One genomic window of Pseudomonas aeruginosa includes the following:
- the pchB gene encoding isochorismate lyase PchB, which produces MKTPEDCTGLADIREAIDRIDLDIVQALGRRMDYVKAASRFKASEAAIPAPERVAAMLPERARWAEENGLDAPFVEGLFAQIIHWYIAEQIKYWRQTRGAA; this is translated from the coding sequence ATGAAAACTCCCGAAGACTGCACCGGCCTGGCGGACATCCGCGAGGCCATCGACCGGATCGACCTGGATATCGTCCAGGCCCTCGGCCGCCGCATGGACTACGTCAAGGCGGCGTCGCGCTTCAAGGCCAGCGAGGCGGCGATTCCGGCGCCCGAGCGGGTCGCCGCGATGCTCCCCGAGCGCGCCCGCTGGGCCGAGGAGAACGGACTCGACGCGCCCTTCGTCGAGGGACTGTTCGCGCAGATCATCCACTGGTACATCGCCGAGCAGATCAAGTACTGGCGCCAGACACGGGGTGCCGCATGA